A single Triticum dicoccoides isolate Atlit2015 ecotype Zavitan chromosome 2A, WEW_v2.0, whole genome shotgun sequence DNA region contains:
- the LOC119353087 gene encoding U-box domain-containing protein 33-like — protein sequence MEILSPSPPPSPARSQFVYGALLRRDQAGAGAGALLHVAVGRSPEKTLPLLRWAFRRFACARVALVHVHQPSPVIPTLLGKIPAAQATEELVLSHRRSERDERNRILLAYLAFCQRAQVQATVLVTENEQINDGIVALVRDHGVTKLVMGSIPDNCFKLKAGHNKEYFMAKNAPAFCEIWFVWRGRHIWTREASAAIGNSISVYNQDDIMMTRKRTRFSPNSNNAESMLAEGTVSDNGRVNDYGALGADANHFYNMRISNLQDAESAFNSTLWPDSSVLRGALQLHSKEMLDANLKQVMVEAEGSRKEAFLELLKRKEIESKVASAFVRVKASESSKKRETKIREELEGLFVATRKQHEDLARSKEKATAVLDSSMRRLDILDARAKNMSLRMDEAVAELEVIQCSINILKQERTKAHKKEDRHTNHVEEGCTYSHSKLPNCSSIVLGGDPCTFRQLTLLDVQDATCKFSESFKLRPRGHGCIYKGKAMNRSVMIHKLHSHSIKSSMQFQREVYILNKVRHPHLVTLVGVCPEALCLAYEYPKNGSLHDHLFGKLNSTPPLPWKIRARIVAEISSALLFLHSCKPQMMVHGGLNLENVLLDSDFHCKIADFGTLTEEDSKDHPALLAHKSDINSFGTVILQLLTGKQPGSPGLASEVRRALSCGKLSSILDPTAGEWPMEAARRLAEFGLECSGDRPELTQETLRELEQLHLIRGRAVPSFFLCPILKQTMDDPQVAADGVTYEGRAIREWIEDGRAVADLKLKHLGLTPNHALRFAIQDWLSQPQW from the exons ATGGAGATActgagcccgtcgccgccgcccagcccggcCAGGAGCCAGTTCGTCTACGGCGCGCTCCTGCGCCGCGACcaggccggcgccggcgccggcgcgctgCTCCACGTCGCCGTCGGGCGGTCGCCGGAGAAGACGCTGCCGCTGCTGCGCTGGGCGTTCCGCCGCTTCGCCTGCGCCCGCGTCGCCCTCGTCCACGTCCACCAGCCCTCCCCGGTCATCCCCACCCTCC TGGGCAAGATTCCGGCGGCTCAGGCGACGGAGGAGCTGGTCCTGTCCCACCGCAGGTCCGAGAGGGACGAGAGGAACCGGATCCTCCTCGCCTACCTCGCCTTCTGTCAAAGGGCGCAG GTGCAGGCAACTGTTCTTGTAACAGAGAACGAGCAGATCAACGACGGCATCGTCGCTTTGGTCAGGGATCATGGGGTCACAAAGCTTGTCATGGGTTCTATACCGGATAA TTGCTTCAAGTTAAAGGCAGGCCACAACAAGGAATATTTTATGGCAAAGAATGCTCCAGCATTTTGCGAAATTTGGTTTGTATGGAGAGGAAGACACATCTGGACCAGAGAAGCAAGCGCAGCCATTGGCAACAGCATCTCGGTCTACAACCAGGATGATATTATGATGACCAGAAAGAGGACTAGGTTCAGCCCAAATAGCAACAACGCTGAATCCATGCTTGCTGAAGGCACTGTATCAGATAATGGTCGAGTGAACGATTATGGAGCTCTTGGAGCTGATGCCAACCATTTCTACAATATGAGAATATCAAATTTACAGGATGCAGAATCTGCATTCAACTCAACCCTCTGGCCTGATTCCTCTGTACTTAGGGGAGCATTGCAGTTACATTCTAAG GAAATGTTGGATGCAAATCTCAAGCAAGTCATGGTTGAAGCTGAGGGATCAAGGAAGGAAGCTTTTCTTGAGCTTCTCAAGCGCAAAGAAATAGAGTCAAAAGTGGCCAGTGCTTTTGTCAGG GTAAAAGCTTCTGAGTCTTCTAAAAAACGAGAAACGAAAATAAGGGAGGAACTTGAGGGTTTATTCGTAGCCACGAGAAAGCAGCATGAAGATCTGGCAAGAAGTAAAGAAAAAGCTACGGCTGTGTTGGACTCTTCTATGAGAAGATTAGACATCCTAGATGCTCGTGCTAAAAACATGAGCCTTCGGATGGATGAAGCTGTGGCGGAGCTTGAGGTGATTCAATGTTCCATAAATATTCTCAAGCAGGAAAGAACAAAGGCTCACAAGAAAGAAGATAGACATACCAACCATGTTGAAGAAGGGTGCACATACAGCCATTCCAAGTTGCCGAACTGCAGTTCAATtgttcttggtggtgatccttgcaCCTTTAGACAATTGACACTGTTAGATGTGCAAGATGCAACATGTAAATTCTCAGAGAGCTTCAAATTACGTCCACGGGGTCATGGGTGCATTTACAAAGGAAAAGCTATGAACAGGAGTGTGATGATTCATAAGTTGCACTCACATAGCATTAAGAGCTCGATGCAATTCCAGAGAGAG GTCTACATCCTAAACAAAGTGAGGCACCCTCATCTAGTGACACTGGTTGGGGTATGCCCAGAGGCACTGTGTCTTGCCTATGAATATCCGAAAAATGGGAGCCTTCATGACCATCTCTTCGGCAAACTCAACAGTACCCCGCCGTTGCCATGGAAAATCCGTGCACGCATTGTGGCGGAGATCTCAAGTGCTCTGCTGTTCCTGCATTCATGTAAACCACAGATGATGGTTCACGGTGGCCTGAATCTCGAGAACGTCCTTCTGGATTCCGACTTCCACTGCAAGATAGCCGATTTCGGTACATTGACAGAGGAAGACTCGAAGGATCATCCAGCATTGCTGGCACACAAGTCTGATATCAACTCCTTCGGCACCGTGATACTGCAGCTACTAACTGGTAAACAGCCTGGTAGTCCAGGCCTTGCTAGCGAAGTAAGGCGCGCTCTGTCCTGCGGAAAGCTGTCGtcgatcttggatccaacggctggGGAGTGGCCAATGGAGGCGGCCCGAAGACTAGCGGAGTTCGGGCTCGAGTGCAGCGGAGACAGGCCGGAGCTGACTCAGGAAACACTACGAGAACTGGAGCAGCTGCATTTGATCAGGGGGCGGGCAGTACCGTCCTTCTTCCTGTGCCCAATTCTCAAGCAAACAATGGATGATCCTCAGGTGGCTGCGGACGGGGTGACGTACGAGGGACGCGCCATCCGCGAGTGGATCGAGGATGGCCGGGCCGTGGCCGACCTGAAGCTGAAGCACCTCGGCCTCACCCCCAACCACGCCCTTCGGTTTGCCATTCAGGACTGGCTCTCTCAGCCTCAGTggtga
- the LOC119358850 gene encoding uncharacterized protein LOC119358850: MDDRDLDDAALWASVDTAVAEASRRALPMPPPSSPAVSLWPAPHDDPHRGEVLQPARPFKLPRVAASHGRGRGRATPPPPPPSPSSPPPYMAPDASRPLMLVQSPHPELPWVTEPGAAGSPVATAAAAPHGLFPSAAASVASFRKYQEVAVSILDKSDYTLISGNPYIKKSGWRKISCFYNISFEIKDHSIEFDDSHNVNRAEFLVRASMQSGRFSDGWGSCDRREKRFNKPNHDIPSTAETRAKNKACQDLLGIGHNRPG; the protein is encoded by the exons ATGGACGACCGGGACCTCGACGACGCGGCGCTCTGGGCCTCCGTCGACACGGCCGTCGCCGAGGCCTCGCGCCGGGCGCTGCCcatgccgccgccctcctcccccgCCGTCTCCCTGTGGCCCGCCCCCCACGACGACCCCCACCGCGGCGAGGTGCTGCAGCCCGCCCGCCCCTTCAAGCTCCCGCGCGTCGCCGCCTCCcacggccgcggccgcggccgcgccacgccgcccccgcccccgccgtcgccctcgtctCCCCCGCCCTACATGGCGCCCGACGCCTCCAGGCCGCTGATGCTCGTCCAGAGCCCGCACCCCGAGCTGCCCTGGGTCACGGAGCCCGGCGCGGcggggagccccgtcgccaccgccgccgccgcgccgcacgGCCTCTTCCCCTCCGCCGCCGCGTCCGTCGCCAGCTTCAGGAAGTACCAGGAGGTAGCCGTCTCG ATTCTAGATAAAAGTGACTACACCTTGATCAGTGGGAACCCATACATAAAGAAGTCAG GGTGGAGAAAAATATCGTGCTTCTACAATATCTCATTTGAAATCAAAGACCACTCTATTGAATTTGATGACAGCCACAATGTCAACCGTGCTGAATTTCTTGTCAGAGCGTCTATGCA AAGTGGCAGGTTCTCAGATGGCTGGGGTTCATGTGATCGACGGGAAAAGAGATTCAACAAGCCAAACCATGATATCCCCAGCACAGCTGAAACCAGAGCTAAGAACAAAGCTTGTCAG
- the LOC119358849 gene encoding uncharacterized protein LOC119358849, whose translation MEMATGGDDATEFLFPLPDLAAAQPLVSNGANQTLICAPAESSIGDAGEAALAMQLDFNSTCDGIALFAPTSEQSTGKGGPQAPGWTKRIRVGRAPNERPPMCCQDECLGNDIEKIFRKEN comes from the exons ATGGAGATGGCGACCGGAGGAGACGACGCAACCGAGTTCCT ATTTCCCTTGCCGGATCTCGCCGCCGCACAGCCATTGGTGTCCAATGGAGCAAACCAGACGCTGATATGTGCGCCTGCTGAGTCCAGCATTGGTGATGCCGGAGAAGCGGCACTTGCCATGCAATTAGATTTCAACAGCACTTGTGATGGAATTGCCCTGTTTGCGCCAACCTCCGAGCAATCTACAGGCAAAGGCGGACCTCAAGCCCCAGGCTGGACAAAAAG AATCCGTGTTGGCCGTGCGCCAAATGAACGCCCCCCCATGTGCTGCCAGGATGAGTGCCTTGGAAATGAcattgagaagatattcagaaaagaaAATTGA